One Cloacibacillus sp. genomic region harbors:
- a CDS encoding TetR family transcriptional regulator → MRRTKEEAFRTRKRILDSALDIFSAKNYANTSIVEIAEHAGFSKGAFYWHFKNKSDLLFQLLESIYREGDEDLAVVFNAADPGAAIRRYYKKAIERPLEDARYAKIHKMILRRRYEWPEDVQDRARVLMTNFWERDRQMVKTLVARGQETGSIRRDIPAEAAAILISAVFHGLRAVQLSEKLPDEFPAYANILFDAFEMELSVRKEAILL, encoded by the coding sequence ATGAGGAGAACAAAAGAAGAGGCCTTCAGGACACGCAAGCGTATTCTTGATTCAGCGCTGGATATATTCAGCGCAAAGAATTACGCGAATACCTCCATCGTTGAGATTGCGGAGCACGCGGGTTTTTCAAAGGGGGCCTTTTACTGGCACTTTAAAAACAAGAGCGACCTTCTGTTTCAGCTTTTGGAGTCCATATACCGCGAAGGCGATGAGGATTTAGCCGTCGTATTCAACGCGGCTGACCCTGGGGCCGCCATCCGCCGGTATTACAAAAAGGCGATCGAAAGGCCTCTTGAAGACGCTAGGTATGCGAAGATCCACAAAATGATACTGCGAAGGCGCTATGAATGGCCGGAGGATGTTCAGGATCGGGCGCGGGTTCTTATGACAAATTTTTGGGAACGCGACAGGCAGATGGTAAAAACTCTTGTCGCCAGGGGACAGGAGACCGGCAGTATCCGCAGGGATATCCCCGCGGAGGCTGCCGCGATCTTGATCAGCGCTGTTTTTCACGGTTTGCGCGCGGTGCAGCTTTCTGAAAAGCTGCCGGATGAATTTCCCGCGTACGCGAACATACTTTTCGACGCCTTTGAAATGGAGCTAAGTGTGCGGAAAGAGGCAATTTTGCTGTGA
- a CDS encoding TetR family transcriptional regulator yields the protein MRRTREQAEKTRSQVLDTFLDMFIENGFSKTSLTSIAHRLGVTKGAIYWHFKNKEDILLHIVKRHCGLVLQDAVNSLADSQSDDTLYSFYEMVLNRPISDECYVKLYRLLRENHKWPEEIRTAIFKMFDDVLYHERSIVTDYISRAQESGMMRGDIEAEKVAVVITSIFNGLGMLQTNSRLPDEFLKYNKLLFDSFSRTLASLKL from the coding sequence TTGCGCAGGACAAGAGAGCAGGCGGAGAAAACGCGAAGCCAGGTGCTCGATACTTTCCTTGACATGTTCATAGAAAACGGTTTTTCCAAAACGTCTCTGACGAGTATCGCCCATAGACTCGGCGTGACGAAGGGCGCCATCTACTGGCATTTCAAAAATAAAGAGGACATCTTGCTGCATATTGTGAAACGCCACTGCGGCCTCGTCTTGCAGGATGCGGTGAATTCCCTCGCCGATTCCCAGTCGGACGACACCCTCTACTCATTTTACGAAATGGTACTTAACCGTCCGATCTCAGATGAATGTTATGTCAAACTCTATCGCCTGCTTCGTGAAAATCACAAATGGCCGGAAGAAATAAGGACGGCCATCTTCAAAATGTTTGACGACGTGCTGTACCATGAACGCAGCATCGTGACCGATTACATCTCCAGAGCCCAGGAGAGCGGAATGATGCGCGGGGATATCGAGGCGGAGAAGGTCGCCGTCGTCATTACCTCCATCTTCAACGGACTCGGCATGCTTCAGACAAACAGCAGGCTGCCGGACGAATTCCTCAAATATAACAAATTGCTCTTTGATTCGTTTTCCCGAACGTTGGCATCTTTGAAGTTATAA
- a CDS encoding DMT family transporter codes for MPSGELDNARPAGPRLYDYIIILVTVTIWGGSFASTKYALAQAEPSLILLLRFLFGIPVLAAGCLFEKSLRLPTKEEAVILLLIGFQGIFFHQGIQAVAMKTAGAGNANWMMVASPAIVAVLGRVFLGEKISRAGVLGLILSAAGVMMVLAWGTVKETAETGSFGTVGDYIILLSVLNWAVFLVISRKFLKAKMSPAFSIFWEMIFAFLYALATSFIVGTDFSQIPTFTVQTWLSIIFLGALSSAFAYLLWYQALAVMPVAKLIVFQFLQPVAGMVISYFLIGERYTLWLLLGAAMIMSGIWLVNKK; via the coding sequence ATGCCATCGGGAGAACTCGACAACGCGCGTCCGGCGGGACCGCGCCTTTATGACTATATAATCATTCTCGTCACCGTCACGATCTGGGGCGGCAGCTTCGCCTCGACAAAATACGCGCTCGCGCAGGCGGAGCCCTCGCTGATCCTGCTGCTGCGCTTCCTCTTCGGTATCCCCGTGCTCGCCGCCGGCTGTCTCTTTGAAAAGAGCCTGCGGCTGCCAACCAAAGAGGAGGCGGTCATACTGCTCCTCATCGGCTTTCAGGGCATCTTCTTCCACCAGGGGATACAGGCCGTGGCGATGAAGACCGCCGGCGCGGGCAACGCGAACTGGATGATGGTCGCCTCTCCCGCGATCGTTGCGGTGCTCGGGCGAGTCTTCCTCGGGGAAAAAATCTCGCGCGCCGGCGTGCTCGGTCTCATCCTCTCCGCCGCCGGCGTCATGATGGTGCTCGCCTGGGGAACGGTGAAAGAGACCGCCGAAACCGGCTCCTTCGGCACCGTGGGCGACTACATCATCCTGCTCTCCGTGCTCAACTGGGCCGTATTCCTCGTCATCTCGCGTAAATTCCTCAAAGCAAAAATGTCTCCCGCCTTCTCCATCTTCTGGGAGATGATTTTTGCCTTCCTCTACGCGCTCGCCACCAGCTTCATCGTGGGCACCGATTTCTCCCAGATACCCACCTTCACCGTACAGACCTGGCTCTCGATAATCTTCCTCGGCGCGCTCTCCTCGGCCTTCGCCTACCTGCTCTGGTACCAGGCCCTCGCCGTGATGCCCGTCGCGAAACTCATCGTCTTCCAGTTCCTCCAGCCCGTCGCGGGCATGGTCATCTCCTACTTCCTCATCGGCGAACGCTACACCCTCTGGCTCCTGCTCGGCGCGGCGATGATCATGAGCGGCATCTGGCTGGTAAATAAAAAATAG